The following are encoded in a window of Mycolicibacterium crocinum genomic DNA:
- a CDS encoding DUF4192 domain-containing protein gives MRINLSSNTDILAVTPTLFGFVPTNSIVAILLDNIGDRRTVHVSARYDIVEPLDVAAQLANTLPLQQPNGDMRLVILIAITDPEHDKHAGDHLDAAQRHITARGASILKRLHTPAVDAGNTWTDVDTGDTGTTVDYRTSEVGLLMAVEHGRIVRATRDDIAAEFTPTEQAPAPDVDTESAEFSTQIVRDMATAFEDPTTLTPQLAANAGLLITANTTHRDALLIASTEHPQSGATVWTHLARQLRGRARIEALALAAACFYCSDDAVRAAIALEAARHTAADAGLPDTTLVTLLDTAVQAAVPPAKLRQVFAQLAAKPPTE, from the coding sequence ATGCGCATCAACCTGAGCTCCAACACCGACATCCTCGCCGTCACCCCGACGCTGTTCGGCTTCGTCCCCACCAACAGCATCGTCGCCATCCTCCTGGACAACATCGGAGATCGACGCACCGTCCACGTCAGCGCGCGCTACGACATCGTCGAACCCCTCGACGTCGCCGCCCAACTGGCCAACACCCTTCCCCTGCAACAACCCAACGGGGACATGCGCCTCGTCATCCTCATCGCCATCACCGACCCCGAGCATGACAAGCACGCCGGCGATCACCTCGACGCCGCCCAGCGCCACATCACCGCCCGCGGCGCCAGCATCCTCAAGCGTCTGCACACCCCGGCCGTCGACGCCGGGAACACCTGGACCGACGTCGACACCGGCGACACGGGAACCACCGTCGACTACCGCACCTCCGAGGTCGGCCTGCTGATGGCCGTCGAACACGGGCGCATCGTGCGCGCCACCCGCGATGACATCGCCGCCGAGTTCACCCCCACCGAACAGGCCCCAGCCCCCGACGTCGACACCGAGTCCGCCGAGTTCAGCACCCAGATCGTCCGCGACATGGCCACCGCGTTCGAGGACCCCACCACCCTCACACCGCAACTGGCCGCCAACGCCGGCCTGCTCATCACCGCGAATACCACCCACCGTGACGCTCTGCTCATCGCCAGCACCGAGCACCCCCAAAGCGGTGCCACCGTCTGGACTCACCTGGCACGCCAGCTACGCGGCCGCGCCCGCATTGAAGCACTCGCCCTAGCAGCCGCCTGTTTCTATTGCAGCGACGACGCCGTGCGCGCCGCCATCGCACTCGAGGCCGCGCGCCACACCGCAGCCGACGCCGGACTACCCGACACCACGCTGGTCACCCTGCTCGACACCGCGGTCCAGGCCGCAGTCCCGCCGGCCAAGCTCCGCCAGGTTTTCGCCCAACTCGCCGCCAAGCCGCCCACCGAGTAA
- a CDS encoding Imm61 family immunity protein, producing MIATTAPHQYFWRRGASIIVGDVPPTQFDLSPECLGWAQLARYRWDVAAAVLRRPGEPGYGFRGAPGGRVEMIELVDDGPGERILYAADATVMECFVFTVVGDDVRDDLDLPYLEFPSGPADIAPHYHLGEGVNGSRTLFRRDSPVAATPGDHANLSALVPLSHCLGYSLDELKQSFLHQGGAPLLRGGRYAPRK from the coding sequence GTGATCGCCACGACTGCACCGCACCAATATTTTTGGAGGCGTGGTGCGAGCATTATCGTTGGCGACGTGCCGCCAACCCAGTTCGACCTCTCGCCAGAGTGCCTGGGGTGGGCCCAGCTGGCTCGCTACAGGTGGGACGTCGCCGCGGCGGTGCTTCGCCGCCCGGGGGAGCCTGGCTACGGATTTCGGGGCGCCCCGGGCGGTCGGGTGGAGATGATCGAGCTGGTCGATGACGGGCCGGGGGAGCGGATACTGTACGCGGCCGATGCCACGGTGATGGAGTGCTTTGTGTTCACCGTTGTTGGGGATGATGTGCGCGATGATCTGGACTTGCCGTACCTGGAATTTCCGTCTGGGCCGGCGGATATCGCGCCCCACTATCACCTGGGCGAGGGCGTGAACGGCTCGCGGACCCTGTTTCGGCGCGATTCGCCGGTTGCCGCCACACCTGGCGACCATGCCAACCTGTCGGCCCTCGTGCCGTTGTCACACTGCCTCGGTTACAGCCTCGACGAACTCAAGCAGTCGTTCCTTCACCAGGGCGGGGCGCCACTGCTGCGGGGAGGACGATACGCACCGCGTAAGTAG
- a CDS encoding IS110 family transposase — protein MPTVTLGVDAHKRSHTVVAVDAVGKKLAAKTVPSTSIGHAAALSWARVQFGVDLVWGIEDCRSMTARLERDLMAANQIVVRVPPHLMSRSRASSREPGKSDPIDALAVARAVLREPDLPRAAHDETSFSLKLLVDRRDDLVTIRRGMISRLLDRVHALDPTHVNPTNWDRAKVRADLHTWLAQHTGLIAELARAELDDIDRLTAQIVALTERLTHLINQVAPRLLAKPGVGPLSAAKIVAETAGVERFKSEAAFARYVGAAPTPNWSGGQTPTGRRLQPSRRGNRQLNSALHRIAVVQIRLKDCPGRDYVERRVAEGDTKSQAIRSLKRRLARVVYQALIEDRALTNQVAA, from the coding sequence ATGCCCACAGTGACACTGGGCGTTGACGCCCACAAACGAAGCCACACCGTCGTCGCCGTCGACGCCGTCGGCAAGAAACTCGCCGCCAAGACCGTACCCAGCACCAGCATCGGACACGCCGCCGCATTGAGCTGGGCGCGTGTGCAATTCGGAGTGGATCTGGTGTGGGGTATCGAGGATTGCCGCTCCATGACAGCTCGACTTGAGCGTGACTTGATGGCGGCCAATCAGATCGTGGTGCGAGTCCCTCCGCACCTGATGAGCCGCTCACGTGCGTCCTCACGCGAACCGGGGAAATCCGATCCGATCGACGCGTTAGCTGTCGCTCGAGCTGTCCTGCGCGAACCGGACCTACCGCGTGCGGCCCACGACGAAACGTCATTCAGTCTCAAGTTGTTGGTAGACCGACGCGACGACCTGGTCACCATCCGGCGCGGGATGATCAGCCGCCTGCTCGACCGCGTCCACGCCCTAGACCCAACCCACGTCAACCCCACCAACTGGGACCGCGCCAAAGTACGTGCCGACCTGCACACCTGGCTAGCGCAGCACACCGGACTGATCGCCGAGCTGGCGCGCGCCGAGCTCGACGACATCGACCGGCTGACCGCCCAGATCGTGGCCCTAACCGAGCGACTCACCCACCTGATCAATCAGGTGGCGCCGCGGCTGTTGGCCAAGCCCGGGGTAGGGCCGCTGTCTGCGGCCAAGATCGTCGCCGAAACCGCCGGCGTTGAGCGATTCAAAAGCGAAGCCGCTTTCGCCCGTTACGTCGGCGCCGCACCAACACCGAACTGGTCCGGGGGACAAACCCCGACCGGGCGTCGACTTCAACCAAGCCGCCGCGGAAACAGGCAACTCAACAGCGCTCTTCACCGCATTGCGGTCGTTCAAATTCGGTTGAAAGACTGCCCCGGTCGCGACTATGTCGAACGGCGCGTCGCTGAGGGCGACACGAAATCCCAAGCCATCCGCTCGCTCAAACGCCGCCTGGCCCGCGTCGTTTACCAGGCCCTCATCGAAGATCGCGCACTCACCAATCAGGTGGCGGCCTAA
- a CDS encoding thermonuclease family protein — translation MTHAERLLSRARAVAVLGCAVSAITLLAPACSPSHADTDIATTATVLRVVDGDTVDVVDDTRGRLRIRINGIDSPEVHKPGYSVGCWGPQATDFARTTLTGQRVAIVSDPSQDAHDRYARTLAYLDRPGGWDFSIEAARAGAARSYIYEHHPAARTPQIEAAESEARQAERGLWGPPCNGRTESVPVK, via the coding sequence ATGACCCACGCCGAGCGGCTACTGTCGCGTGCCCGCGCCGTGGCCGTGCTGGGTTGCGCGGTGTCCGCGATCACCCTGCTTGCTCCGGCCTGTTCGCCCTCGCACGCTGACACCGACATCGCCACGACAGCCACCGTGCTACGTGTGGTCGACGGCGATACCGTGGACGTCGTGGACGACACCCGAGGTCGCCTGCGTATCAGAATAAATGGGATCGACAGCCCCGAGGTGCATAAGCCCGGATACAGCGTCGGATGCTGGGGTCCGCAGGCCACCGACTTCGCCCGTACCACCCTCACAGGGCAACGGGTGGCCATCGTGAGTGATCCAAGTCAAGACGCCCACGATCGCTACGCCCGCACCCTTGCATACCTGGATCGCCCTGGCGGCTGGGACTTCTCGATTGAGGCGGCTCGGGCCGGCGCGGCCCGTAGCTACATCTACGAGCACCATCCCGCGGCCCGCACCCCGCAAATCGAAGCCGCCGAAAGTGAAGCCCGCCAAGCCGAACGCGGATTGTGGGGGCCGCCTTGCAACGGGCGCACCGAGTCTGTGCCAGTGAAATGA
- the nrdH gene encoding glutaredoxin-like protein NrdH, producing the protein MSTVTVYTKPACVQCNAVFKMLDKEGISYEKIDLTVDDEARDYVMSLGYLQAPVVYAGPNEHFSGFRPDRLKALKSLTAA; encoded by the coding sequence ATGAGCACCGTTACCGTTTACACCAAGCCCGCCTGCGTGCAGTGCAACGCGGTTTTCAAAATGCTCGACAAGGAAGGCATTTCGTACGAGAAAATCGATCTGACCGTCGATGACGAGGCTCGCGATTACGTCATGTCCCTCGGCTACCTGCAGGCGCCCGTGGTGTACGCCGGGCCCAACGAGCACTTCTCGGGTTTCCGCCCCGACCGGCTCAAGGCCCTCAAAAGCCTGACCGCCGCCTGA
- a CDS encoding ParB/RepB/Spo0J family partition protein: MSTTTDTTTEQVAGSVEYIDPQALEFEDNVRDQVELDKEFLASLRELGVIVPIIAVRDTEGRTLVREGQCRTLGAREVGLSSVPVYVLPTGASDDDTATAERIVQQVVANDRRYDLKKSQRARAIQQLLDTGMSATKVAKKLSMRREDVKAAGAVSKSATALDALDGGQLDFTQAEVLAEFQDDEDAVQRLLRAAHYGGSHFEHAVSSLRSAREINALIAVAEKEYTEPGYTILEDRPRWSDLSAVGLEYLRTSDDEQLPDDVEKKPEHWAVYLTDDCVYVDKTTGDEVAEGDIDWDTENDDDAEPAEGLCHASTITEKTVIVPEWYCLDYAAAGLALAPSLRNVAARQAGSTIDSDDDSPEAIAEREAAQQAAERRERRKVLVLNRLADAAESVRRDYVTKLLARKTAPKGAATFVAHCLTRDPYILSQNHGSGLTAELLGVKDERAVRAMVNDFSTNIDARAQVISLAVVLGALEARTDKSVWRNARTGITGTASYIASTVGSDAYLQFLIDSGYQPSDIEKVIVGQRTADDVYDEATQES, translated from the coding sequence ATGTCAACCACCACCGACACCACCACCGAGCAGGTCGCCGGGTCGGTCGAGTACATCGACCCCCAGGCCCTGGAGTTTGAAGATAACGTCCGCGATCAGGTCGAGCTGGACAAGGAATTCCTGGCCAGCCTTCGCGAGCTCGGCGTGATTGTCCCCATTATCGCCGTGCGCGACACCGAGGGCCGCACGCTGGTCCGCGAAGGACAGTGCCGCACCCTCGGAGCCCGCGAGGTCGGCCTGAGTAGCGTGCCGGTGTATGTCCTGCCCACCGGGGCCTCCGACGACGACACCGCCACCGCCGAGCGGATCGTGCAGCAGGTAGTCGCCAACGATCGGCGCTATGACCTGAAAAAGTCCCAGCGGGCACGCGCCATCCAGCAGTTGCTCGACACCGGAATGTCGGCCACCAAGGTCGCCAAGAAGCTCTCGATGCGCCGCGAAGACGTGAAAGCCGCTGGCGCAGTCTCGAAATCGGCGACGGCCCTCGACGCGCTCGACGGCGGGCAGCTCGACTTCACCCAGGCCGAAGTGCTGGCCGAGTTCCAAGACGATGAGGATGCCGTCCAGCGGCTGCTGCGTGCGGCCCACTACGGGGGCTCTCACTTCGAGCATGCCGTGTCATCTCTGCGCTCGGCGCGCGAAATCAATGCGCTCATCGCCGTTGCGGAAAAGGAATACACCGAACCGGGTTACACCATTCTGGAAGACCGCCCGCGCTGGTCGGACCTGTCCGCCGTGGGGCTCGAGTACCTGCGCACCAGCGACGATGAACAGCTGCCCGATGATGTCGAGAAGAAGCCCGAGCACTGGGCGGTCTACCTGACCGACGACTGCGTCTACGTCGACAAGACGACAGGCGACGAGGTCGCAGAGGGCGATATCGACTGGGACACCGAGAACGACGACGACGCCGAACCCGCCGAGGGACTGTGCCATGCCTCGACCATCACCGAAAAGACCGTCATCGTCCCCGAGTGGTACTGCCTGGACTACGCGGCAGCCGGTCTCGCGCTGGCACCATCCCTGCGGAATGTCGCGGCACGCCAAGCCGGGTCAACGATCGACAGCGACGACGACAGCCCCGAGGCCATCGCCGAGAGGGAGGCCGCGCAACAGGCTGCCGAGCGCCGCGAGCGACGCAAGGTGCTGGTGCTCAACCGCCTCGCCGATGCTGCCGAGAGCGTTCGACGCGACTACGTGACCAAGCTGCTGGCCCGCAAGACCGCACCCAAGGGCGCGGCCACCTTCGTGGCGCACTGCCTGACCCGCGATCCCTACATCCTCAGTCAGAACCACGGCTCGGGCCTCACCGCCGAGCTGCTGGGCGTCAAGGATGAGCGGGCCGTGCGCGCCATGGTCAACGACTTCTCGACCAACATCGACGCCCGCGCACAGGTGATCAGCCTGGCCGTGGTCCTCGGTGCGCTGGAGGCCCGCACCGACAAGAGCGTCTGGCGCAACGCCCGCACGGGCATCACCGGCACCGCGTCCTACATCGCGTCCACCGTGGGCTCCGACGCGTACCTGCAGTTCCTCATCGACAGCGGCTACCAGCCCAGCGACATCGAAAAGGTCATCGTCGGCCAACGCACCGCCGATGACGTCTACGACGAAGCCACGCAGGAGAGCTGA
- a CDS encoding S1 family peptidase codes for MKPTTVVTTAIAAAASLLVQAPAAPATPTTISPGDRIDYVTGDGSASFCTTGYVYTGTNGHAYAITAGHCQTDESGRVVQESSGATGRFVNTVVAPPRSGGPDYGLIDFGPRVTTRPGADVIAFAAGGPTPIIEIGQAVCHLGVSSGRHCGTVAYSYGDDQFITTGMPASVPGDSGGPVWVTDDDGQAHIIGIWLGEKTSADSSRRYGRFASLRAALDILT; via the coding sequence ATGAAACCGACCACGGTTGTCACGACCGCCATCGCCGCGGCCGCTTCCTTGCTCGTCCAGGCCCCCGCCGCGCCCGCCACGCCAACAACGATCAGCCCCGGCGACCGCATCGACTACGTGACCGGCGACGGCTCAGCATCCTTTTGCACCACCGGATACGTCTACACCGGCACCAACGGCCACGCGTACGCCATCACCGCAGGGCACTGCCAAACCGATGAATCGGGTCGCGTCGTGCAGGAAAGTTCGGGTGCCACAGGACGATTCGTCAACACCGTGGTCGCACCACCACGCTCAGGCGGACCCGACTACGGCCTGATCGACTTCGGGCCGCGCGTGACTACCCGACCCGGAGCCGACGTCATTGCCTTCGCGGCCGGCGGACCAACCCCGATCATCGAGATTGGCCAGGCCGTCTGCCATCTCGGAGTCTCTAGCGGCCGGCACTGCGGCACCGTCGCATACAGCTACGGTGACGATCAGTTCATAACCACCGGCATGCCCGCCAGCGTTCCCGGCGATTCCGGTGGCCCTGTCTGGGTGACCGACGACGATGGTCAGGCCCACATCATCGGGATCTGGCTGGGCGAGAAGACCAGCGCCGACAGCAGCCGGCGCTACGGCCGCTTCGCGAGCTTGCGCGCCGCGCTGGACATCCTCACCTGA